One stretch of Sporosarcina luteola DNA includes these proteins:
- a CDS encoding STAS domain-containing protein, whose amino-acid sequence MDYEKEIEKYKERITVLEQTIKKSSVPIISSIVDDTILVPIVGYTGTERFELIRTLVLEYLDENRGVNCVVFDFTAADLNEKELHDYDSLALELQMLNNTLKLMDVRPISVGFNPLIVRKIIAAGVQMEFESYINFRMALKTLLKEKRVTL is encoded by the coding sequence ATGGATTACGAAAAAGAAATAGAAAAATATAAAGAACGAATCACAGTTTTGGAACAAACGATCAAAAAATCATCTGTGCCAATCATTTCTTCCATTGTCGATGACACAATTCTTGTGCCAATTGTCGGCTATACCGGAACGGAACGATTTGAGCTGATCCGTACACTTGTATTGGAATATCTAGACGAGAATCGCGGCGTGAATTGTGTCGTTTTCGATTTTACGGCTGCTGATTTGAATGAAAAAGAACTGCATGATTATGACTCGCTCGCGCTTGAACTGCAAATGCTGAACAATACGTTGAAGCTAATGGATGTCCGTCCGATTTCAGTCGGTTTCAACCCGTTAATTGTTAGAAAGATCATTGCTGCCGGCGTCCAAATGGAATTCGAATCGTATATCAATTTCAGAATGGCACTTAAAACCCTTCTGAAAGAGAAAAGAGTTACATTGTAA
- a CDS encoding thioredoxin family protein: MKSITTAEEFNKVINSENKSLIKFQAGWCPDCTRMDMFIDPIVKDYDMYTWYDVDRDVLPEIAEKYEVMGIPSLLIFQNGEKKAHLHSANAKTPDQVTDFLETVN, translated from the coding sequence ATGAAATCAATTACAACTGCCGAGGAATTCAACAAGGTCATCAACAGCGAAAACAAATCGCTAATCAAATTCCAAGCGGGCTGGTGCCCTGACTGCACACGCATGGATATGTTCATCGATCCAATCGTCAAAGACTATGATATGTATACATGGTATGACGTGGACCGTGACGTGTTGCCTGAAATCGCTGAGAAATATGAAGTGATGGGAATTCCGAGCTTGCTCATATTCCAAAATGGGGAAAAGAAAGCGCACTTACATAGCGCAAATGCAAAAACTCCGGATCAAGTAACCGATTTTCTTGAAACTGTGAACTGA
- a CDS encoding 3-hydroxyacyl-CoA dehydrogenase/enoyl-CoA hydratase family protein: MAYQIKKAAVLGSGVMGSGIAAHLANIGIPVLLLDIVPTKLTEQEEAKNLTLEDRQVRNKFAATALEKLLKQKPAPLAAKQNLSLIEVGNFEDDLEKLNDVDWIIEVIVENLDIKKSLYEKIDAVRKPGTIITSNTSGISIEAMAEGRSEDFQKHFLGTHFFNPPRYLKLLEVIPTAKTDESVLNFMLQFGEDRLGKGVVIAKDTPNFIANRIGTYGLLVTLCEMEKRGYSIGEVDSVTGTLIGRPKSATFRTLDVVGLDTFMHVAKNAYDKTEGEEQKVFELPAFMKKMIDNGWLGAKSKQGFYLKEGKEILELDPETFEYGPTKKLKTPSIEMAKQQKGLANKVKTLVYAKDRTGEILWSILSPTLRYSAELNGEIADDIVAIDNAMKWGFGWQQGPFEIWDAIGVAKSVEKMKEENVAIPAFVQTMLDNGFESFYKEEEGEIFFYDGEGYQPVTVNEKAINLKLYKKKHGVIKKNSGASLIDLGDGIALLEFHSQSNAIGLDIIQMINFAVDEVEKNFKGLVIGNQGKNFCVGANLAMILMEAQDDNIFELDYTIKAFQNAMMKIKYSRKPVVAAPFQMTLGGGAEVCLPAAHIQASMETYMGLVEVGVGLIPGGGGNVNLYTKHLKGLPNGVHVDYQYVANKVFETIAMAKVSTSAEEAKENNFLNFADGISVNPDHLIYDAKQAALALYEAGYIPPKKEKIPVTGDSGYATMLLGAEGMHLSGFISDHDLKIAKKLAFVLSGGKVPYGTLVDEQYMLDLEREAFLSLIQEPKSQQRMQHMLLKGKPLRN; the protein is encoded by the coding sequence GTGGCATATCAAATCAAGAAAGCAGCAGTATTAGGTTCAGGTGTAATGGGATCTGGGATTGCAGCCCATCTCGCCAATATCGGCATTCCTGTCCTTCTGCTGGATATCGTTCCAACTAAGCTGACAGAGCAAGAAGAAGCAAAGAACCTTACATTGGAGGATCGGCAAGTCCGCAATAAATTTGCGGCGACAGCTTTGGAGAAACTTTTGAAGCAGAAGCCGGCGCCATTGGCTGCAAAACAGAATCTATCACTTATTGAAGTCGGAAATTTCGAAGACGACTTGGAAAAATTGAATGATGTTGACTGGATCATTGAAGTTATCGTCGAGAATCTGGACATTAAAAAAAGTTTGTATGAAAAAATAGATGCAGTTCGAAAACCAGGTACAATTATCACCTCAAACACATCGGGTATCAGCATTGAAGCGATGGCGGAAGGGCGTTCGGAGGATTTCCAAAAGCATTTCCTTGGCACACACTTCTTCAACCCGCCACGTTATTTGAAATTGCTTGAAGTGATTCCTACTGCGAAAACGGATGAAAGCGTACTCAATTTCATGCTCCAATTCGGAGAGGATCGTTTAGGCAAAGGTGTCGTTATAGCGAAAGACACGCCGAACTTCATTGCCAACAGAATCGGAACGTACGGCCTGCTTGTAACACTTTGTGAAATGGAGAAGCGCGGCTATTCAATCGGGGAAGTCGACTCGGTGACGGGCACGTTGATCGGGCGCCCAAAATCGGCCACTTTCCGTACATTGGATGTAGTCGGTCTGGACACCTTCATGCACGTTGCAAAAAATGCATATGACAAGACGGAAGGCGAAGAGCAGAAAGTGTTCGAACTTCCGGCATTCATGAAGAAAATGATCGACAATGGATGGTTAGGCGCGAAGTCGAAGCAAGGATTCTACCTAAAGGAAGGAAAAGAGATCCTTGAATTAGATCCAGAAACATTCGAATATGGCCCAACGAAGAAATTGAAAACGCCTTCAATTGAGATGGCGAAGCAGCAAAAAGGTCTTGCGAATAAAGTAAAGACACTCGTTTACGCAAAAGATCGAACAGGGGAAATCCTTTGGAGCATCCTTTCACCGACACTCCGTTACTCCGCCGAATTGAATGGGGAAATCGCTGATGATATCGTCGCTATCGACAATGCGATGAAATGGGGCTTCGGCTGGCAGCAAGGACCTTTCGAGATTTGGGATGCGATCGGCGTTGCCAAATCGGTTGAGAAGATGAAGGAAGAGAATGTTGCAATTCCTGCATTTGTTCAAACAATGCTCGATAACGGGTTCGAATCTTTCTATAAGGAAGAAGAGGGTGAAATCTTTTTCTACGACGGTGAAGGCTATCAGCCGGTAACTGTCAATGAAAAAGCGATCAACTTGAAGCTTTATAAGAAAAAACACGGCGTCATCAAAAAGAATTCCGGCGCAAGCCTGATCGACCTCGGCGATGGCATCGCCCTATTGGAATTCCATTCCCAATCGAATGCAATCGGTCTAGACATCATCCAGATGATCAATTTCGCGGTTGATGAAGTGGAGAAGAATTTCAAAGGCCTCGTCATCGGGAACCAAGGGAAGAACTTCTGTGTGGGCGCGAATCTAGCGATGATTTTAATGGAAGCACAGGATGATAATATTTTTGAACTTGATTACACCATCAAAGCTTTCCAAAACGCGATGATGAAAATCAAATATAGCCGGAAGCCGGTCGTTGCGGCGCCATTCCAAATGACGCTTGGCGGCGGGGCGGAAGTTTGCTTGCCGGCTGCACATATCCAAGCTTCGATGGAAACATATATGGGCTTGGTTGAAGTCGGCGTCGGTCTGATCCCTGGTGGGGGCGGCAACGTCAACTTGTACACGAAGCATCTGAAAGGATTGCCGAACGGTGTGCACGTCGATTACCAATACGTAGCGAATAAAGTGTTCGAAACGATTGCCATGGCGAAAGTATCGACATCTGCGGAAGAAGCGAAAGAGAACAACTTCCTAAATTTCGCGGACGGCATTAGCGTCAATCCGGATCACTTGATTTATGACGCGAAGCAGGCAGCGCTGGCATTGTATGAAGCCGGCTATATCCCTCCTAAAAAGGAGAAGATCCCGGTCACAGGAGATTCCGGATATGCAACGATGCTTCTCGGAGCGGAAGGCATGCATCTGTCAGGCTTTATTAGTGACCATGACTTGAAAATAGCGAAGAAGCTCGCATTTGTTTTATCAGGCGGAAAAGTGCCTTATGGAACTCTTGTCGATGAACAATACATGTTGGACCTTGAACGGGAAGCATTCCTGAGTCTCATTCAAGAACCGAAATCCCAACAGCGGATGCAGCATATGCTCCTGAAAGGGAAGCCGCTGCGCAATTGA